The following proteins are co-located in the Ensifer sp. WSM1721 genome:
- a CDS encoding flagellar biosynthetic protein FliO, giving the protein MMETILGDNGSRFIVAAGAVAIGLLCLVAVLWIMRNRPSSPFVRGGKNRQPRLAVLDAAAVDTRRRLVLVRRDDVEHLIMIGGPTDVVIESRIVAEETAPASAGVRVAVEQRPADVSTAAARPEAKPQPVSSTAPAELAAVEPVRQMTRPVEPVRAPVRAEPAPPVRVAADQSDTTSSSPPPQQPAASRPAPLPSDVPPVAAAVEPVRDVLTAARDRVLPMVQPASGDRSAPPTPAEPFKPILAQPATRPATPDAAEFERMLDAEISGDLQRLTPTAPLPPENRPAQGGRQEPMLGATPEDVRKEPTIEEEMNRMLADISAGRKP; this is encoded by the coding sequence ATGATGGAAACGATCCTGGGGGACAACGGTAGCCGGTTCATCGTCGCCGCCGGAGCAGTGGCCATTGGTCTCTTGTGCCTTGTGGCGGTGCTCTGGATCATGCGCAACAGACCATCCTCTCCCTTCGTCCGTGGGGGCAAGAACAGGCAGCCGCGGCTTGCCGTGCTCGATGCTGCAGCGGTGGACACGCGCCGTCGGCTCGTGCTCGTGCGACGCGACGATGTCGAACACCTGATCATGATCGGCGGCCCGACCGACGTCGTCATCGAGAGCCGCATCGTTGCGGAGGAAACAGCCCCGGCATCGGCCGGCGTCCGCGTTGCGGTGGAACAACGGCCTGCCGACGTTTCGACCGCGGCAGCCCGACCGGAGGCAAAGCCCCAGCCCGTTTCCTCTACCGCCCCCGCCGAGCTTGCAGCCGTCGAACCGGTTCGGCAAATGACGCGGCCCGTCGAGCCTGTAAGAGCTCCGGTGCGCGCTGAGCCGGCACCGCCGGTGCGCGTTGCGGCCGATCAGTCCGATACGACTAGCTCGTCGCCGCCGCCGCAACAGCCAGCGGCCTCCAGACCGGCGCCGCTACCATCTGACGTTCCGCCTGTGGCCGCTGCCGTCGAGCCGGTGCGCGATGTTCTTACAGCCGCACGCGACCGAGTGCTTCCGATGGTCCAGCCTGCAAGCGGAGATCGCTCAGCGCCGCCTACCCCGGCCGAGCCCTTCAAGCCGATACTGGCGCAGCCTGCGACGCGGCCGGCAACACCGGATGCTGCCGAATTCGAGCGCATGCTCGATGCGGAAATCAGCGGCGATCTCCAACGCCTGACACCGACAGCCCCGCTGCCGCCGGAAAATCGTCCAGCGCAGGGCGGTCGCCAGGAGCCTATGCTCGGTGCCACACCGGAAGACGTCCGAAAGGAACCAACGATCGAGGAGGAGATGAACCGGATGTTGGCTGACATCTCCGCGGGCCGCAAACCGTGA
- the dksA gene encoding RNA polymerase-binding protein DksA: protein MSEKIDLSTYVLSEDEEFMNANHRAYFRAKLNAWKNDILREARETLDHLAEESANHPDLADRASSETDRAIELRARDRQRKLIAKIDAALQRLDEGTYGYCEETGEPIGLKRLDARPIATLSIEAQERHERREKVYRDE from the coding sequence TTGAGTGAGAAGATCGATCTTAGTACCTATGTCCTCTCCGAGGACGAGGAATTCATGAATGCAAACCATCGGGCATACTTTCGTGCGAAGTTGAATGCCTGGAAAAACGATATCCTTCGCGAAGCCCGCGAGACACTGGATCACTTGGCAGAGGAGAGCGCCAATCATCCTGATCTTGCGGACCGCGCTTCCTCCGAAACAGACCGGGCAATCGAGTTGCGCGCCCGCGATCGCCAGCGGAAGCTGATCGCCAAGATCGATGCCGCGCTGCAGCGCCTCGACGAAGGCACCTACGGGTACTGCGAGGAAACCGGGGAACCGATCGGCCTCAAGCGCCTGGACGCGCGGCCGATCGCGACTCTTTCGATCGAGGCTCAGGAACGCCATGAGCGTCGCGAGAAGGTTTACCGCGACGAGTAA
- a CDS encoding histidine phosphatase family protein, whose translation MQDSVVPAFRLFLLRHARSGWALPGQRDFDRTLDGIGYAEAELTAQNVADRGLRPDLILCSTATRCRQTAEPLYRMLGKDIDIRYLDPLYTGLTSVYAELVEAYADRSSLMIVGHNPMIEELFWQILGGTTAQAAFSDGYPPAGLAIIDFSARPTAGSVWSAALSQLLVPTLEDAEGQ comes from the coding sequence ATGCAAGATAGCGTCGTCCCAGCCTTCCGCCTTTTTCTCCTTCGTCACGCCCGTTCGGGCTGGGCTCTGCCGGGTCAAAGGGACTTTGACCGCACGCTCGACGGCATCGGTTATGCGGAGGCGGAGCTTACCGCGCAGAACGTTGCCGATCGCGGTCTGCGACCGGACTTGATCCTGTGTTCCACCGCAACACGGTGCCGCCAGACGGCAGAACCGCTCTATCGCATGCTCGGCAAGGACATCGATATCCGCTATCTCGACCCGCTTTATACAGGTCTGACGAGCGTCTACGCCGAGCTTGTCGAAGCGTATGCGGACCGGTCCTCGCTGATGATCGTCGGGCACAATCCGATGATCGAGGAACTGTTCTGGCAAATTCTCGGTGGGACAACGGCTCAGGCGGCATTCAGCGATGGTTATCCGCCGGCCGGATTGGCGATCATCGACTTTTCGGCCCGCCCGACGGCCGGCTCCGTCTGGTCCGCCGCACTTTCGCAGTTGCTGGTGCCGACCCTCGAGGACGCCGAAGGGCAATGA
- a CDS encoding YcjX family protein gives MAPILTSLKDDTLIALDNLADRAAGLVHPTVRLGVTGLSRAGKTVFISSLVHNLLNGGRLPLFEPIRSGRVSKVRLEPQPDDAVPRFQYEDHIAALVRDRAWPDSTRAISQLRITLDYESASGWNRLFSPGRLSIDIVDYPGEWLLDLPLLAQDFRQFSEATVRRAREGTRAALSREWLNLAASIGAETAEDEGAARRLAESFTAYLKACKEDDRSLSTLPPGRFLMPGDLEGSPALTFSPLPDVPAGRAPKGSLWAMMERRYEAYKTHVVKPFFREHFARLDRQIVLVDALQAINRGPEALKDLEQALADVLACFRPGVNSWISSLLTRRIDRVLIAATKADHLHHESHDRLERTAARLVSRAAERIGMSGAGLEVMALASVRATREATVNHDGHSLPVIVGTPIAGEKINGEIFDGEKKTAIFPGDLPENPDILFEVAETASRPRVATVTEPSMPELNFVRFRPPHLEETRGGLKLSVPHIRLDRAMQFLLGDRLA, from the coding sequence TTGGCGCCCATTCTGACCAGTCTCAAGGACGACACGTTGATCGCGCTGGACAATCTTGCAGACCGCGCGGCCGGGCTCGTCCATCCTACCGTTCGGCTCGGCGTCACCGGTCTTTCGCGCGCCGGCAAGACCGTGTTCATCTCCTCGCTCGTGCACAACTTATTGAATGGCGGGCGGCTGCCGCTGTTCGAGCCCATCCGCTCCGGCCGCGTTTCGAAGGTCCGGCTGGAACCGCAGCCGGACGACGCCGTGCCGCGCTTCCAATACGAGGACCACATCGCCGCTCTCGTCCGCGACCGGGCATGGCCGGATTCGACGCGCGCCATTTCGCAATTGCGCATCACGCTCGACTACGAAAGCGCGAGCGGCTGGAATCGACTGTTCTCTCCCGGACGTCTTTCGATCGATATCGTCGACTATCCCGGCGAGTGGCTGCTCGACCTGCCTCTGCTCGCCCAGGACTTCCGGCAATTCAGCGAAGCAACGGTGCGGCGAGCGCGCGAAGGCACGCGTGCAGCCCTATCGCGCGAGTGGCTAAACCTTGCCGCCTCCATAGGCGCGGAAACGGCCGAGGATGAAGGTGCCGCCCGTCGGCTCGCCGAAAGCTTCACTGCCTATCTCAAGGCCTGCAAGGAAGACGACCGCTCACTCTCGACCCTGCCGCCCGGCCGCTTTCTAATGCCAGGCGATCTCGAAGGTTCACCGGCGCTCACTTTCTCGCCGCTGCCCGACGTGCCGGCAGGACGGGCGCCCAAAGGCTCGCTTTGGGCGATGATGGAGCGGCGATACGAAGCTTACAAGACGCATGTAGTTAAGCCGTTCTTCCGCGAGCATTTCGCCCGCCTCGATCGCCAGATCGTGCTGGTCGATGCGTTGCAGGCAATCAATCGCGGGCCGGAGGCGCTTAAGGATCTGGAGCAGGCGCTCGCCGACGTGCTTGCCTGCTTTCGTCCCGGCGTCAATTCCTGGATTTCCTCTCTTCTCACGCGCCGGATCGACCGAGTGCTGATTGCCGCTACGAAAGCGGATCACCTGCATCATGAGAGCCATGATCGGCTCGAGCGCACCGCCGCTCGCCTCGTCAGCCGTGCAGCCGAACGCATCGGAATGAGCGGAGCCGGCCTCGAAGTCATGGCGCTCGCGTCGGTCAGGGCGACGCGGGAGGCGACGGTAAACCATGATGGGCACAGCCTGCCAGTCATTGTCGGAACGCCTATAGCCGGCGAGAAGATTAATGGCGAGATCTTCGATGGCGAAAAGAAAACCGCGATATTCCCCGGGGACTTACCGGAAAATCCAGATATTCTGTTTGAGGTTGCGGAGACCGCTTCCCGCCCCCGCGTCGCGACCGTGACCGAGCCGTCAATGCCGGAGCTGAACTTCGTCCGCTTCCGGCCGCCGCATCTGGAGGAGACGCGCGGCGGGTTGAAACTCTCTGTACCGCATATCCGGCTCGACCGGGCCATGCAGTTCCTGCTCGGAGATCGCCTGGCATGA
- a CDS encoding YcjF family protein: MNDDFKDRRRKPAAFPVTPEERTASPEQQPRRAPASFSDKVAMTPDAEDPFIETTAALEALDLPEAQPRRRRLSFGKVAAGAFGILLSLAIGLWIDRLVRDLFSRADWLGYAAIAVVAIGAVAFLVVIARELTGMMQLTAIQALKADVLEAAGPGKTKAARAATARLVHLLAANPRTAKGRARLAETEGEIIDGPHLLELTERELLAPLDREARRIILAASKRVSIVTAVSPRALVDLGYVLYESARMIRAMAELYGGRPGTLGLLRLMRDVIAHLAVTGSIAAGDSLIQQVLGHGLASKLSARLGEGVINGLMTARIGIAAMDLCRPMPFRALKRPGIGDFLADLTPGAARAESSRDG, from the coding sequence ATGAATGACGATTTTAAGGATCGCCGTCGCAAGCCCGCCGCCTTTCCGGTTACGCCGGAAGAACGCACCGCAAGTCCTGAACAACAGCCGCGGCGCGCACCGGCAAGCTTCAGCGACAAGGTTGCCATGACGCCAGATGCAGAGGATCCGTTCATCGAGACGACTGCGGCGCTCGAAGCACTCGACTTGCCGGAAGCTCAGCCCCGCCGGCGGCGCCTCTCCTTCGGCAAGGTGGCCGCGGGCGCTTTCGGTATCCTCTTGTCGCTGGCCATAGGCCTCTGGATCGACCGCCTCGTGCGCGATCTCTTTTCCCGCGCCGACTGGCTCGGCTATGCGGCGATCGCGGTCGTGGCAATCGGCGCGGTTGCGTTTCTGGTTGTCATTGCCCGCGAGCTCACCGGCATGATGCAACTGACGGCGATCCAGGCGCTGAAAGCAGACGTCTTGGAAGCAGCCGGCCCCGGAAAGACCAAGGCCGCGCGTGCCGCTACGGCAAGGCTCGTCCACTTGCTGGCCGCAAACCCACGTACCGCCAAAGGTCGGGCGCGGCTTGCGGAGACCGAAGGCGAGATCATCGACGGTCCGCACCTCCTCGAACTGACTGAGCGCGAGTTGCTGGCGCCGCTCGACCGCGAAGCGCGCCGAATCATTCTCGCCGCGTCGAAACGCGTGTCGATCGTCACCGCCGTCAGCCCGCGCGCGCTCGTCGATCTCGGCTATGTGCTCTACGAGTCCGCGCGCATGATCCGCGCGATGGCCGAGCTTTACGGTGGGCGGCCCGGCACGCTCGGCCTCTTGCGCCTGATGCGTGACGTCATCGCGCATCTGGCGGTGACCGGCTCGATTGCCGCCGGCGACAGCCTCATTCAGCAGGTCCTCGGCCACGGTCTCGCGTCGAAGCTGTCGGCCCGCCTTGGCGAAGGCGTGATCAACGGGCTGATGACGGCGCGCATCGGAATTGCGGCGATGGATCTCTGCCGCCCGATGCCGTTCCGGGCGCTGAAGCGCCCCGGCATCGGTGATTTTCTTGCCGACCTGACGCCAGGAGCAGCGAGAGCTGAAAGCTCGCGGGACGGCTGA
- the folK gene encoding 2-amino-4-hydroxy-6-hydroxymethyldihydropteridine diphosphokinase — translation MLPNKSWRSVTLGLGGNLGEPRRAMAEALRALDARPDCRVTAVSRLYRTPPWGKTDQDWFFNACAEVETTLGPETFLETCLEIERAMKRVRKERWGPRTIDIDLLTFDDLSIVSDALQLPHPRMTERGFVLMPLADFAAALSVGGRTIREWLSRVDVTGIEVADENVDWWRAQD, via the coding sequence ATGTTGCCGAATAAGAGCTGGCGCAGCGTGACACTCGGCCTCGGCGGCAATCTCGGCGAACCGCGCCGGGCGATGGCGGAAGCCTTGCGAGCACTAGATGCGCGGCCGGACTGCCGGGTTACGGCGGTTTCGCGGCTTTATCGGACGCCGCCATGGGGCAAGACGGATCAGGACTGGTTCTTCAATGCCTGCGCGGAAGTCGAGACGACACTCGGCCCCGAGACATTTCTTGAAACCTGTCTCGAGATCGAGCGCGCCATGAAGCGCGTGCGAAAGGAGCGCTGGGGGCCGCGCACCATCGACATTGATCTCCTGACCTTCGATGACCTGAGCATTGTCAGCGACGCGCTGCAGCTGCCGCATCCGCGGATGACGGAGCGCGGTTTCGTTCTGATGCCGCTTGCGGATTTTGCGGCGGCCCTTTCCGTCGGGGGGCGGACGATCAGAGAGTGGCTGAGCCGGGTGGATGTCACCGGGATCGAAGTGGCCGATGAAAACGTTGACTGGTGGCGCGCGCAGGATTGA
- the folB gene encoding dihydroneopterin aldolase produces the protein MTATYTITLKNCAFFARHGVLDEEEFLGQRFFVDAELEVEQGTALVEDCIDDTVHYGIAFAEIERIVTGRRRYLIEALALEVAKTLCARFRQIRRAKVSIRKPNAPVPGVLDYVEVTVEHVAE, from the coding sequence ATGACTGCGACCTACACGATCACCCTTAAGAACTGCGCGTTCTTTGCCCGCCACGGCGTGCTCGACGAGGAAGAGTTCCTCGGGCAGCGATTCTTCGTGGATGCGGAACTCGAGGTGGAGCAGGGTACTGCGCTGGTCGAGGATTGCATCGATGATACCGTGCATTACGGTATCGCCTTCGCCGAGATCGAGAGGATCGTTACCGGACGCCGGCGATATCTGATCGAGGCACTGGCGCTTGAGGTCGCCAAGACGCTTTGCGCGCGCTTCCGTCAGATCCGTCGGGCGAAGGTCTCGATACGCAAACCGAACGCACCCGTTCCCGGGGTGCTGGATTACGTTGAAGTCACGGTCGAGCATGTTGCCGAATAA
- the folP gene encoding dihydropteroate synthase produces MRYTPFQPFRWRLAHGRSLELGPRGVLMAIINVTPDSFSDGGRFTDAGAAVAAAFCAVEEGAEILDIGGESTRPDAEPVSAEEEQARVMPVIAALAAETEAIISIDTYRANTARLAVEAGAHIVNDVHGLQREPAIASVAAETGAGLCIMHTGRGREKLGDVIEDQFHFLDRSLEIAAKAGVRREQIVLDPGFGFAKDTDENLELIGRFEELHRFALPLLVGTSRKRFVGAVTGREAQARDVGTAATTALLRAQGAAIFRVHDVAINRDALAMADAMLTAKNSRRDMKP; encoded by the coding sequence ATGAGATATACTCCATTTCAGCCCTTCCGTTGGCGATTGGCTCATGGACGCAGTCTCGAACTGGGTCCGCGTGGCGTTTTGATGGCAATCATCAATGTCACGCCGGATTCATTCTCCGATGGAGGGCGCTTTACCGACGCCGGAGCCGCCGTGGCAGCCGCTTTTTGTGCGGTCGAGGAGGGAGCGGAAATTCTCGATATAGGCGGCGAGTCCACCCGCCCGGATGCTGAACCGGTAAGCGCCGAGGAGGAGCAGGCCCGCGTCATGCCCGTCATCGCCGCTCTTGCCGCTGAAACCGAGGCGATCATCTCCATCGATACCTATCGTGCCAACACCGCGCGCCTTGCCGTGGAGGCCGGGGCGCATATCGTCAATGATGTGCACGGCCTGCAGCGCGAACCGGCAATTGCCTCCGTCGCGGCCGAGACGGGTGCCGGCCTCTGCATTATGCATACGGGGCGGGGTCGCGAGAAACTCGGCGACGTCATAGAGGATCAGTTCCATTTTCTCGACCGGTCGCTCGAGATCGCCGCCAAGGCCGGCGTTCGGCGGGAGCAGATCGTTCTCGATCCGGGCTTCGGTTTCGCCAAGGATACGGATGAAAACCTGGAACTGATCGGGCGCTTCGAGGAATTGCATCGATTTGCCCTGCCGCTCCTCGTCGGAACGTCGCGCAAGCGCTTCGTCGGTGCGGTGACGGGGAGGGAGGCGCAGGCCCGAGACGTCGGCACCGCGGCGACGACCGCGCTTCTCAGGGCTCAGGGCGCTGCGATTTTTCGGGTACATGATGTCGCAATCAACAGGGATGCGCTGGCGATGGCCGATGCTATGCTGACTGCAAAGAACAGCCGACGGGACATGAAGCCATGA
- a CDS encoding DUF922 domain-containing Zn-dependent protease, which yields MPGIHAPLRAALIALLVGLPLGSASGETLISKSVSYFSIGGRTAEELDKALSVSGPLMGSTGTRHPGATRIKFGGTVTYVGREGRCAVGTARVTLSTRIILPRWKYRKQAGRDLALVWDTLASDIKRHEERHAEIARIHARQMEKALLALKPENNCERMQARVAEVSAEEVESHDKDQARFDRTEAANFDRRMIRLLQHRLESLTKAGR from the coding sequence ATGCCCGGAATACACGCCCCGTTAAGAGCCGCCCTGATCGCACTGCTCGTCGGACTTCCGCTTGGCAGCGCCTCGGGCGAAACGCTCATCAGCAAGAGCGTCTCCTACTTTTCGATCGGCGGACGCACGGCAGAAGAGCTCGACAAGGCGCTCTCGGTGTCCGGCCCCTTGATGGGGAGCACCGGCACGCGCCATCCGGGCGCGACGCGCATCAAATTCGGCGGCACCGTGACCTATGTCGGTCGCGAAGGCCGTTGCGCGGTCGGCACGGCGCGCGTCACGCTCAGCACACGCATCATCCTGCCGCGATGGAAGTACCGCAAACAGGCCGGACGTGACCTTGCCTTGGTCTGGGATACGCTCGCCAGCGACATCAAGCGCCATGAGGAGCGCCATGCGGAGATTGCTCGCATTCACGCGCGCCAGATGGAAAAGGCGCTACTCGCGCTGAAACCGGAAAACAATTGCGAGCGGATGCAGGCTCGCGTGGCCGAGGTGAGCGCGGAAGAGGTCGAGAGCCACGACAAGGATCAGGCACGCTTCGACCGTACGGAGGCAGCGAACTTCGATCGGCGCATGATTCGATTGCTGCAGCACCGGCTGGAAAGCCTGACGAAAGCCGGCCGTTAG
- a CDS encoding 2Fe-2S iron-sulfur cluster-binding protein — protein MTKLTIVAFDGTRHELDVENGSTVMENAVRNSVPGIEAECGGACACATCHVYVDEAWAAKVGAPEAMEEDMLDFAYDVRPTSRLSCQIKMTEALDGLVVHVPERQA, from the coding sequence ATGACAAAACTAACGATCGTAGCCTTTGACGGCACGCGCCACGAACTCGATGTCGAGAACGGCTCCACTGTCATGGAGAATGCGGTTCGCAATTCGGTTCCGGGGATCGAGGCGGAATGCGGCGGCGCCTGTGCCTGCGCGACCTGTCATGTCTATGTCGACGAGGCCTGGGCGGCGAAAGTCGGCGCTCCGGAGGCGATGGAAGAGGACATGCTGGATTTCGCCTATGACGTAAGGCCGACGTCGCGCCTTTCCTGTCAGATCAAGATGACTGAAGCCCTGGACGGCTTGGTCGTTCACGTTCCCGAACGCCAGGCCTGA
- a CDS encoding Hpt domain-containing protein, with protein sequence MAALPIAFQAPNNPASSSSSAGNPIDLARLAQQTMGDASLETEVLRLFARQARQAMCEMADGDPDRCRRVAHRLKGAALAVGADNVANAAAAIEEQPTDAMLRSGLAAAVLDAELFILRLCR encoded by the coding sequence ATGGCGGCACTCCCGATAGCCTTCCAAGCACCTAACAATCCCGCAAGTTCTTCCTCTTCGGCCGGAAATCCCATTGATCTTGCCCGTCTCGCTCAACAGACGATGGGAGACGCGAGCCTCGAAACCGAGGTGTTGCGGCTCTTCGCGCGGCAGGCGCGCCAGGCTATGTGCGAGATGGCGGACGGCGACCCGGACCGCTGCAGGCGAGTCGCCCATCGGCTGAAGGGGGCGGCTCTTGCAGTCGGCGCGGATAATGTCGCAAATGCCGCCGCCGCGATCGAAGAGCAACCGACGGATGCGATGCTGCGGAGCGGACTTGCCGCCGCCGTTCTCGATGCCGAGCTTTTCATCCTAAGACTCTGCCGCTGA